A stretch of Pseudoprevotella muciniphila DNA encodes these proteins:
- a CDS encoding lipid-A-disaccharide synthase N-terminal domain-containing protein, translating into MTVQTSSLAVYAIGFLAQGFFSARMLIQWIMSERQKKVVSPNWFWSCSLIGSALLFIYGYCRHDFAIILGQLISYYIYIWNLDVKDIWRKIPLAFRIMLASLPVAAVALMLSDAGQFFNDFFNNDSVPFWLLVYGSAGQIIFTIRFIYQWYYSYRRHQSILPIGFWIISLVGCFIIVSYGIFRLDPVLILGQSVGFITYTRNIMIYKKDHKEHPSQQQEDTISENA; encoded by the coding sequence ATGACCGTACAGACCTCATCACTTGCCGTCTATGCCATAGGGTTCCTTGCACAGGGATTCTTCTCCGCCCGTATGCTCATACAGTGGATCATGTCGGAGCGGCAGAAGAAAGTGGTTTCGCCCAACTGGTTCTGGTCGTGCAGCCTGATAGGTTCGGCACTGCTCTTCATCTACGGCTACTGCCGCCACGATTTTGCCATCATACTCGGGCAACTCATTTCCTACTATATCTACATCTGGAACCTTGACGTTAAGGACATTTGGCGCAAAATACCCCTCGCCTTCCGCATCATGCTCGCCTCGCTGCCAGTAGCGGCAGTAGCACTTATGCTGAGCGATGCTGGGCAGTTCTTCAACGACTTCTTCAACAACGACAGTGTGCCGTTCTGGCTACTCGTCTATGGTTCGGCAGGGCAAATCATCTTCACCATACGGTTCATCTACCAATGGTACTATTCCTATCGCCGCCACCAGTCCATCCTGCCTATCGGGTTTTGGATTATCAGTCTTGTAGGGTGCTTCATAATAGTAAGTTACGGCATATTCCGACTCGACCCCGTACTTATACTCGGGCAGTCGGTGGGATTCATCACCTACACGCGCAACATCATGATATACAAGAAAGACCATAAAGAACATCCTTCTCAACAGCAGGAAGACACCATCAGTGAAAACGCATAA
- a CDS encoding glycosyltransferase family 2 protein, with amino-acid sequence MQQTRNYEFTIIVPVYNEEDNLANVEEKLACFLPHAEAKACVLLVNDGSKDSSLEKIKEICERQPDFFYISSSENHGLSTAMKAGIDAAESTYIGYIDSDLQTDPEDFNELLPFRTDYELVTGIRANRKDSFFKNFQSKFANGFRRMMTGDTATDTGCPLKVMRTEVAKKLPFFDGMHRFLPALMLLEGGKMKELPVRHYPRTAGVSKYHLWNRLAGPFKDCFAYRWMKKRYIRYTIDEQSVEK; translated from the coding sequence ATGCAACAGACCAGAAACTACGAATTCACCATCATCGTACCCGTATATAATGAAGAAGACAATCTCGCCAACGTGGAAGAGAAACTCGCCTGTTTCCTGCCCCATGCAGAAGCAAAAGCCTGTGTGTTGCTCGTGAACGACGGCTCAAAGGACAGCAGTCTTGAGAAGATTAAGGAAATTTGCGAACGACAGCCAGATTTCTTCTATATCAGCAGTTCGGAAAATCACGGACTGAGCACAGCCATGAAAGCCGGCATTGATGCTGCGGAAAGCACATACATCGGCTACATTGACTCCGACCTGCAGACCGACCCGGAAGACTTCAACGAACTACTACCATTCCGCACTGATTATGAACTCGTTACAGGCATTCGTGCCAACCGGAAAGATTCCTTCTTCAAAAATTTCCAGTCAAAGTTTGCCAACGGGTTTAGAAGAATGATGACAGGCGACACTGCCACCGACACCGGTTGCCCGCTGAAAGTGATGCGCACCGAAGTGGCGAAGAAATTGCCGTTCTTCGACGGTATGCACCGCTTCCTGCCCGCCCTCATGCTCCTCGAAGGCGGCAAGATGAAGGAACTGCCCGTCCGCCACTATCCGCGCACTGCCGGTGTGTCGAAATACCACCTCTGGAACAGGCTTGCAGGACCTTTCAAGGACTGCTTTGCCTACCGCTGGATGAAGAAACGCTACATCCGCTATACCATTGATGAACAAAGTGTAGAGAAATGA
- a CDS encoding CatB-related O-acetyltransferase, translating into MLWNLGKLEMHLVESLRYNFNKFLRRYKNSRIWAKYGDATRYHFSDDSQIVIGDYTYGVPTIYRYDKQVKLFIGKYCSIAKGVEILLGGCHHTDWCSTYPFYSKNTKFFSNAKGYKDCECNDTVIGNDVWIGKNALILGGVNIGNGVVIGAGSVVSKDIPPYAIAVGNPIKIIRYRFPKETIELLEQIKWWDWDVETINKELPNILNPNFSDYLKNYLK; encoded by the coding sequence GTGCTGTGGAATTTAGGTAAATTAGAAATGCATCTTGTTGAATCTCTTCGCTATAATTTTAACAAATTTCTTAGAAGATATAAAAATTCAAGAATATGGGCAAAATATGGCGACGCAACGCGTTATCATTTTTCAGATGACTCTCAAATTGTAATTGGAGATTATACATATGGCGTACCAACTATTTATAGATATGACAAACAAGTTAAATTATTTATAGGCAAATACTGCTCTATTGCTAAAGGAGTTGAAATACTTCTTGGTGGGTGTCATCATACGGACTGGTGTTCCACTTATCCATTTTATAGTAAGAATACTAAGTTTTTTTCAAATGCCAAAGGGTATAAGGATTGCGAATGTAACGATACTGTTATTGGTAATGATGTTTGGATTGGCAAGAATGCTCTTATATTAGGAGGAGTGAACATTGGAAATGGAGTTGTTATTGGTGCTGGTAGTGTTGTTAGCAAAGATATTCCCCCTTATGCCATTGCGGTAGGTAATCCAATAAAAATAATTAGGTATCGTTTTCCTAAAGAGACTATAGAATTGTTAGAACAGATAAAGTGGTGGGATTGGGATGTAGAAACAATCAACAAAGAACTTCCAAATATATTAAATCCTAATTTTTCAGATTATCTAAAAAACTACTTAAAATAA
- the rimP gene encoding ribosome assembly cofactor RimP: protein MIEKKVVESLVAKWLEGKDYFLTDLSVSADNRIVVEIDHQDGVWIDDCVELSKSIEAGLDRETEDFELEVGSAGIGQPFKVRRQYEIHIGDSVEVLTREGKKLQGELKEAGDEGFVIGVMEKVKNEGDKRPHIEEREYTFAYDDVKSVKYVIDFK from the coding sequence ATGATTGAAAAAAAAGTAGTAGAAAGTCTGGTGGCCAAATGGCTGGAAGGTAAAGACTATTTTCTGACGGACCTTTCCGTCAGTGCAGACAACCGCATTGTAGTGGAAATAGACCATCAAGATGGGGTTTGGATAGACGATTGCGTAGAACTCAGCAAATCCATCGAGGCAGGACTTGACCGCGAGACGGAGGACTTTGAACTCGAAGTGGGCAGTGCCGGCATAGGTCAACCATTCAAGGTACGCCGACAGTACGAGATTCATATCGGCGACTCAGTGGAAGTCCTTACGCGTGAAGGAAAAAAACTTCAAGGCGAACTCAAGGAAGCCGGCGACGAAGGTTTCGTTATTGGTGTTATGGAGAAAGTGAAGAACGAAGGTGATAAGCGGCCGCATATTGAGGAGCGTGAGTACACTTTCGCATACGACGACGTGAAGAGTGTGAAATACGTCATCGACTTCAAATAA
- the nusA gene encoding transcription termination factor NusA, translating to MAKKKVETASLIDTFAEFKENKNIDRTTMVGVLEESFRSVIAKIFGSDENFDVIVNPDKGDFEIYRNREVVEDGEVEDENKQIALSEALKIEDDYEVGEDVSEKIDFASFGRRAILTLRQTLASKILELEHDALYNKYRDRVGEIVSGEVYQTWKNETLLMDDEENELLLPKSQQIPRDFFKKGETVRAIVDRVDNANGNPKIYLSRTSEVFLQRLLELEIPEIADGLITVRRIARIPGERAKIAVESYDDRVDPVGACVGMKGSRIRGIVHELCNESIDVINYTANIQLFIQRALSPAQVSYMEIDEENHRADVYMAADQVSMAIGKSGLNIKLASKLTGYTIDVFRENYDEEMNDDVYLDEFADEIDSWVIDAVKALGLDTGKQVLKADRQFLIDKADLEEDTVDELIRVIKAEFEKD from the coding sequence ATGGCTAAGAAAAAAGTTGAAACCGCAAGCCTTATTGATACGTTTGCGGAATTCAAGGAGAACAAAAACATTGACCGTACAACAATGGTCGGTGTGCTCGAAGAAAGTTTCCGAAGCGTCATAGCAAAAATCTTCGGTTCGGACGAAAACTTCGACGTGATTGTGAACCCCGACAAGGGCGACTTTGAAATCTACCGCAACCGAGAGGTCGTGGAAGATGGTGAAGTGGAGGACGAAAACAAGCAAATCGCCCTGAGCGAAGCGCTGAAGATAGAGGACGACTATGAAGTGGGAGAGGACGTGAGCGAAAAAATAGATTTCGCAAGTTTCGGACGCAGGGCAATACTCACGCTTCGCCAAACACTTGCCAGCAAAATCCTCGAACTCGAACACGATGCCTTATATAATAAGTATCGTGACCGTGTGGGCGAAATTGTTTCAGGCGAAGTTTACCAGACATGGAAGAATGAGACCCTGCTCATGGACGACGAGGAAAACGAACTCCTCCTGCCCAAGAGCCAGCAGATACCGAGAGATTTCTTCAAGAAAGGAGAAACGGTTCGCGCCATAGTGGACCGTGTGGATAACGCCAATGGAAATCCTAAAATCTATCTGAGCAGAACGTCGGAAGTGTTCCTGCAGAGACTCCTCGAACTTGAAATACCTGAGATAGCAGACGGACTCATCACCGTGCGCCGTATAGCACGCATACCGGGTGAGCGCGCCAAGATTGCGGTTGAGAGTTACGACGACAGAGTTGACCCGGTAGGAGCATGTGTAGGTATGAAAGGAAGCAGAATACGTGGTATAGTGCATGAACTGTGCAACGAAAGCATAGATGTCATCAACTATACTGCCAACATACAACTCTTCATACAACGCGCCCTTTCGCCCGCACAGGTAAGTTATATGGAGATTGACGAAGAAAACCACAGGGCTGATGTTTACATGGCTGCCGACCAGGTATCGATGGCCATCGGAAAGAGCGGATTGAACATCAAACTCGCTTCAAAACTGACGGGCTACACCATCGACGTGTTCAGGGAGAACTACGACGAGGAAATGAACGATGACGTATATCTCGACGAATTTGCAGACGAAATAGATTCTTGGGTCATTGATGCAGTCAAGGCGCTCGGACTCGACACAGGAAAGCAAGTGCTCAAGGCCGACAGACAATTCCTTATCGACAAGGCCGACCTTGAGGAGGATACCGTTGATGAACTCATCAGAGTAATAAAGGCGGAATTCGAAAAAGATTAA
- a CDS encoding DUF6339 family protein: MQLQRTFKESYKNKLRDAVKSGEAIELYSKDSFEIDNHFVKRLANVYEPDFDIGEKMLETYDDDFKSAITLYEAYKEISPLLASSETFWVYLTHTTLFNYTQQRWPNVLRKTATSSYILDHWFMGGNGLLRNAAASLWWSIKCTYDEERNNRYELSEILFNNYTLRVNTFGISTIIRHKEAMIGILEYIKENPEVMLSFENRGRFISKYFNRLGGSKNLSSLDRNYFKKICYSLHETIMSITTREQTLDETLYYE, encoded by the coding sequence ATGCAACTTCAACGAACCTTTAAGGAAAGTTATAAGAATAAGCTTCGCGACGCAGTAAAGTCTGGCGAAGCGATTGAACTGTACTCAAAAGATTCTTTTGAAATAGACAACCACTTTGTAAAAAGACTGGCAAATGTATATGAACCAGACTTTGACATAGGTGAAAAGATGTTGGAAACGTATGACGATGATTTCAAGTCCGCTATCACATTGTACGAAGCATATAAGGAAATTTCTCCACTTTTAGCTTCTAGCGAAACATTTTGGGTATATTTGACGCATACTACTTTGTTTAATTATACTCAACAACGCTGGCCAAATGTTTTGCGAAAAACTGCAACATCAAGTTATATATTAGACCATTGGTTTATGGGAGGAAATGGCTTGTTAAGAAATGCTGCCGCATCATTATGGTGGAGTATAAAGTGCACATATGATGAAGAACGAAATAATAGATATGAACTTTCCGAAATTTTATTTAACAACTATACCTTAAGAGTTAATACGTTTGGAATATCTACTATCATTCGCCATAAGGAAGCAATGATAGGTATTTTGGAATATATAAAGGAAAACCCTGAAGTTATGTTGTCGTTTGAAAATAGAGGAAGATTTATTTCTAAATATTTCAATCGATTGGGGGGGAGTAAAAATCTTTCATCTTTAGATAGAAATTACTTTAAAAAGATTTGTTATTCTTTACATGAAACAATAATGAGTAT
- a CDS encoding beta-N-acetylhexosaminidase — translation MKKILISICLLLCGMTLQAQQQPALIPYPQEIKMTGGKLPIDKHLKKDISIALSAQGNSGNVRMVNDKTLPEEGYRLNITTEGITITYGTPNGLLYAFNTLQQLVQTSTDKTLPTLEIYDYPQFEHRGFMLDVSRHFFSKEEVKKLLDIMAYYKLNRFHWHLTDDQGWRIEIPEYPKLTKIGAVRDSSLTNKGSKPFFYDDTPYGEGCYYTLKDLKEVVKYAQSLGIEIIPEIDLPGHMVAAVASYPELGCNPDRQVKVRVHQGVSKEVLNVGDDRVIDFLKCVLGHVAEVFPYKYIHLGGDECPTDEWKTNPLALNRVKEQGLKGVEELQSWLVEELGTYLKEEYNKDLVVWDELLAHWNDDNKIRPVIMCWRGLKYTNEAGRRGFKCISVPNYHNYLDLIQVEADKADINEVYQGGYGPKDVNTVEHIYNLNPVSQMQGNEQHCLGTQVNLWTESCKNNEQAEYQMLPRLLALAETAWLPAKKKNWNNFYTRLQSHDEILGALGYTYAKHYFEPTPKTDAEKALDEGIILQRDGKPNAVGYPSIKAYQTLSEDLTHNKAISGINTFKKQDITMPKNGNTYTIISASTYYLAKYAGSTVYAKPGEGLHLHYTPQNTKSELWHCKKINKNTFTFTNAEDPNVVIGPVTISKPTEPAAQYDYVSGTLLMQRDDGLFLNANSSGCVTWGTEQKVCFPGTWRLVEK, via the coding sequence ATGAAAAAGATCCTCATCTCTATCTGTCTGCTGCTCTGCGGCATGACATTGCAAGCCCAACAACAACCAGCGCTCATCCCCTATCCGCAGGAAATCAAAATGACAGGCGGGAAACTACCCATCGACAAGCACCTGAAGAAAGACATTTCCATCGCACTGTCGGCACAGGGGAACAGCGGAAATGTGCGCATGGTCAACGACAAAACGCTGCCGGAAGAAGGCTATCGCCTGAACATCACCACCGAAGGCATCACCATCACCTACGGAACTCCCAACGGATTGCTGTATGCCTTTAACACACTTCAGCAACTCGTGCAGACCAGCACCGACAAAACACTGCCCACACTCGAAATCTACGACTACCCGCAGTTTGAGCACCGCGGCTTTATGCTCGATGTGAGCCGCCACTTCTTCAGCAAGGAAGAAGTCAAGAAACTGCTCGACATCATGGCATACTATAAACTCAACCGCTTCCACTGGCACCTCACCGACGACCAGGGCTGGCGCATCGAAATTCCCGAATATCCCAAACTGACAAAAATCGGTGCTGTTCGAGATTCATCACTGACCAATAAGGGCAGCAAACCTTTCTTCTACGACGACACACCCTACGGAGAAGGTTGCTACTACACCCTCAAAGACCTGAAAGAAGTGGTGAAATACGCTCAGTCGCTCGGCATTGAAATCATACCCGAAATCGACCTCCCGGGACACATGGTGGCAGCCGTGGCAAGTTATCCCGAACTGGGCTGCAACCCCGACCGCCAAGTTAAGGTGCGCGTGCATCAGGGCGTGTCGAAAGAAGTGCTCAACGTGGGCGACGACCGCGTCATCGATTTCCTGAAATGCGTACTTGGCCACGTGGCAGAAGTATTCCCCTATAAGTACATCCACCTTGGAGGCGACGAATGTCCCACCGATGAATGGAAAACAAACCCCCTGGCGCTCAATCGCGTGAAGGAACAAGGGCTGAAAGGTGTGGAAGAACTGCAATCGTGGCTCGTAGAAGAACTCGGCACTTACCTTAAGGAAGAATACAATAAAGACCTCGTAGTATGGGACGAACTCCTCGCCCATTGGAATGACGACAACAAGATACGCCCCGTCATCATGTGCTGGCGAGGACTCAAATACACCAACGAGGCAGGACGCCGTGGTTTCAAGTGCATCAGCGTACCCAACTACCACAACTACCTCGACCTCATACAGGTGGAAGCCGACAAGGCAGACATCAACGAAGTGTATCAGGGTGGCTATGGCCCCAAAGACGTGAACACCGTAGAACACATCTACAACCTCAACCCCGTTTCGCAGATGCAGGGCAACGAGCAGCACTGTCTCGGTACACAGGTCAATCTCTGGACAGAATCGTGCAAAAACAACGAACAGGCGGAATATCAAATGCTGCCACGCCTTCTCGCGCTTGCAGAAACAGCATGGCTACCAGCCAAGAAAAAGAATTGGAACAATTTCTACACCCGTCTCCAAAGCCATGACGAAATACTCGGTGCCTTAGGTTATACCTACGCAAAACACTATTTTGAGCCAACTCCCAAGACCGATGCCGAAAAGGCTTTAGATGAGGGCATAATACTTCAGAGAGATGGCAAACCCAATGCTGTGGGCTATCCTTCCATTAAGGCATATCAAACACTTTCCGAAGACCTCACACACAACAAAGCCATCAGTGGCATCAACACATTCAAGAAGCAGGACATCACGATGCCCAAGAATGGTAACACTTACACGATTATCTCGGCATCCACATACTACCTTGCCAAATATGCTGGTTCCACTGTCTATGCCAAACCAGGCGAAGGACTGCACCTGCACTACACACCGCAAAACACAAAAAGTGAACTTTGGCACTGCAAGAAGATTAACAAAAACACCTTCACATTCACTAATGCAGAAGATCCCAACGTAGTCATCGGTCCTGTTACCATTTCTAAGCCAACAGAGCCCGCAGCACAGTACGATTACGTGTCTGGCACACTCCTTATGCAGCGTGACGATGGTCTCTTCCTCAATGCCAACAGCAGTGGCTGTGTCACATGGGGCACAGAGCAAAAAGTATGCTTCCCAGGCACTTGGCGACTTGTGGAGAAATAA
- a CDS encoding ArnT family glycosyltransferase, which produces MRRFALLLALCCAVFFANITALQPDIMECRNLVTAHEMATDGNWLVPTMNGELRLEKPPLPTWIAAATETVFGENLAAQRTIPALAATLLVVFFFLFARRLTKSNTYAFIASLLLLSCYNLIMLGRTATWDIYCHSFMMGAIYFLHRAFVPCKKDDDISSEEDVSHWADLLAAGGLMGLSFLSKGPIAFYALLLPYLICLFCYFRPHTKGKWLPITVAIAICVVMSSWWYIYLHLLHPEVTQQVVEKETGAWTGHNVRPIWYYWRFFTEVGAATPLMLLALVIPYWKKRIRLKREYLFAITWVLVTLLLLSLFPEKKYRYLLPILPSCCLAMSFLVLHWKERGIKWVYRAVVIVAGLWAVVCIAALPAIAKMFGGENYRSISETRSMKQLDNIPFYCDKKNGLRIEFVYSSGRKIKEISFNDTTNIQAMLPCAVLTRERIGEELPADYWQYADTTYLGQFDENHHNKKDKHYTKNLIYHLTLLTNKHTGQEASTQQ; this is translated from the coding sequence TTGAGAAGATTTGCCTTACTGCTTGCGCTCTGCTGCGCCGTGTTCTTCGCTAATATCACGGCTTTGCAGCCCGACATCATGGAATGCCGCAACTTGGTGACCGCCCATGAGATGGCAACCGATGGTAATTGGTTGGTGCCTACGATGAACGGCGAACTGCGTTTAGAAAAACCACCTTTGCCCACATGGATTGCGGCGGCAACAGAGACAGTTTTTGGCGAAAACCTCGCAGCACAACGCACCATACCCGCCCTGGCTGCAACGCTGCTGGTGGTATTCTTCTTTCTTTTCGCAAGGCGACTGACAAAGAGTAACACGTACGCCTTCATAGCGTCGTTACTATTGTTGTCGTGCTACAACCTTATTATGCTGGGGCGCACAGCAACGTGGGACATCTATTGCCACTCATTCATGATGGGTGCCATCTATTTCCTGCACAGAGCCTTTGTGCCTTGCAAGAAAGATGATGACATAAGTTCTGAAGAAGATGTGAGCCACTGGGCAGATTTACTTGCCGCTGGCGGACTGATGGGGTTGTCATTCCTGAGCAAAGGACCCATTGCTTTCTATGCCCTGCTCCTACCCTATCTCATCTGTCTCTTTTGCTACTTCAGACCGCACACGAAAGGCAAATGGCTACCCATCACAGTTGCCATTGCCATTTGTGTGGTGATGAGTTCCTGGTGGTACATTTATCTGCATTTGCTCCATCCTGAAGTGACGCAGCAAGTGGTAGAAAAAGAGACTGGGGCATGGACAGGGCACAATGTCCGCCCGATATGGTACTATTGGCGGTTCTTCACAGAAGTAGGTGCTGCCACACCTCTGATGCTCCTTGCGCTCGTCATACCTTATTGGAAGAAACGTATCCGCCTCAAACGTGAGTATCTTTTCGCCATCACATGGGTGCTCGTTACGCTCCTGCTACTCTCGCTCTTCCCCGAGAAGAAGTACCGCTATCTGCTGCCCATACTTCCCTCCTGTTGTCTCGCTATGTCGTTTCTGGTGCTCCACTGGAAAGAGCGTGGCATAAAATGGGTTTATCGGGCAGTAGTCATCGTGGCTGGACTGTGGGCTGTTGTTTGCATTGCCGCATTGCCTGCCATAGCGAAGATGTTTGGTGGCGAAAACTATCGCAGCATATCCGAAACGAGAAGCATGAAGCAGTTGGACAACATTCCCTTCTATTGCGACAAGAAAAACGGTCTTCGCATAGAATTCGTGTATTCGTCAGGACGGAAAATAAAGGAAATCAGTTTCAACGACACAACAAACATACAAGCCATGCTACCATGCGCCGTGCTCACTCGGGAACGTATTGGCGAAGAACTTCCCGCTGACTATTGGCAATACGCAGACACCACCTATCTCGGACAATTCGACGAGAACCACCACAACAAGAAAGACAAACACTATACCAAAAACCTCATCTACCACCTGACATTGCTGACCAATAAGCATACAGGACAAGAAGCAAGCACACAACAATAA